One Streptomyces sp. NBC_00223 genomic window carries:
- a CDS encoding ATP-binding protein: MGDIHFHGSERRPEGPPPRQLPAGTRIFVNRTHELNRLNALLAQESADEPLILSVCVIAGTAGAGKTSLALRWAHQVKDRFPDGQLYINLRGYDPREPVTPEEALHHFLTGLGVPAAAIPAEPESAAALYRSLLADRGVLIVLDNAVAVSQVRPLLPGNSRCLVVVTSRGRLSGLAVRDSAERITLGTLPEPEAVALLRTVTAGYRPEEDTGKLRELARLCARLPLALRIAAERAATHPHMGLDELIADLRDESALWDALSTGDEDSDGDGTDAVRSVFAWSYRALSPDEARVFRLLGLHPGPGFGLDAASALAGIAGRRTRQLLDVLVGAHLLEQTAPDRYEFHDLLRAYATDQVRLEDAPDERSAAVRRVLDWYLRSARAARDFISPPASPPASAPAGPPANPVPGLSGEGQEGEGRPPEGVVPAVFTDYDQAVNWSEREHINFTPAVRLAEEAGLDGYACRLADVLYGTQAPSAPVQDWISAGEIGLAAARRTGDRATESTLLHYLGFAHRRVGRLAEAADLHERSLLIRRELEDRRGEAETLSALGLVHLRRRQLDRAEDRFDQAIGIFRALGATQRAYTALSNRAATRFAAGLLAEAADDLRRAIPAHREAGRKAALGDALRLSSAVHLELGQAQEALKLADEAVELALELRDHTLEGYWLLTAGNAHRALGHYSAALASYHRSAVLHRRLGDTDREALAWQGTAGTYWLMDRSQEAVDFQRMAVTSFSRSADVWNRALALAGLADLLHPGDPAAATGHRRDALGLISAYADPRAVHLRRELERRLTAPPA, translated from the coding sequence ATGGGTGATATCCACTTCCACGGCTCCGAGCGGCGGCCTGAGGGCCCGCCACCGCGCCAACTCCCGGCCGGCACAAGGATATTTGTCAACCGTACGCATGAACTGAATCGCCTCAACGCCCTGCTTGCCCAGGAAAGCGCCGATGAACCGCTGATCCTGTCGGTGTGCGTCATCGCGGGCACGGCGGGCGCGGGCAAGACCTCGCTCGCCCTGCGCTGGGCGCACCAGGTGAAGGACCGGTTCCCCGACGGCCAGCTCTACATCAATCTGCGCGGCTACGATCCGCGCGAGCCCGTCACCCCCGAGGAGGCGCTGCACCATTTCCTGACCGGCCTCGGCGTGCCCGCCGCGGCGATTCCGGCGGAGCCGGAGTCGGCTGCCGCGCTCTACCGGTCACTGCTGGCCGACCGCGGTGTCCTGATCGTCCTGGACAACGCGGTCGCTGTCTCGCAGGTACGGCCGCTGCTGCCGGGCAACTCCCGCTGCCTGGTGGTCGTCACCAGCCGAGGACGGCTGTCCGGGCTGGCTGTCAGGGACAGTGCCGAACGGATCACCCTGGGCACGCTTCCCGAGCCCGAGGCGGTCGCGCTGTTGCGCACGGTGACGGCCGGATACCGCCCCGAGGAGGACACCGGGAAGCTGCGCGAACTGGCCCGGCTCTGCGCGCGATTGCCGCTGGCACTGCGGATAGCGGCGGAGCGGGCGGCGACGCACCCGCACATGGGACTGGACGAACTGATCGCCGACCTGCGGGACGAATCGGCCTTGTGGGACGCGCTGAGCACCGGGGACGAGGACAGCGACGGCGACGGAACGGACGCGGTACGGTCGGTCTTCGCGTGGTCCTACCGGGCACTCTCCCCCGACGAGGCCAGGGTTTTCCGGCTGCTCGGGCTGCATCCGGGGCCCGGTTTCGGCCTCGACGCGGCCTCGGCACTCGCGGGCATCGCCGGGCGGCGGACACGGCAACTGCTCGATGTGCTGGTGGGAGCTCATCTGCTGGAACAGACGGCACCGGACCGTTACGAGTTCCACGACCTGTTACGTGCCTACGCCACCGACCAGGTAAGGCTGGAGGACGCTCCGGACGAACGGTCGGCGGCGGTCCGACGGGTACTCGACTGGTATCTGCGCAGTGCCCGCGCGGCGAGGGACTTCATCTCGCCGCCCGCGAGCCCGCCCGCAAGTGCTCCTGCGGGTCCGCCCGCGAACCCCGTACCGGGACTTTCCGGCGAAGGCCAGGAGGGAGAGGGCCGACCGCCGGAGGGCGTCGTTCCCGCAGTCTTCACGGACTACGACCAGGCGGTGAACTGGTCCGAGCGCGAGCACATCAACTTCACGCCTGCGGTCCGCCTCGCCGAGGAGGCCGGACTCGACGGGTATGCCTGCCGGTTGGCGGACGTCCTCTACGGTACGCAGGCCCCGTCGGCACCCGTTCAGGACTGGATCTCGGCCGGGGAGATCGGGCTCGCCGCCGCCCGCAGGACCGGCGACCGTGCCACCGAAAGCACCTTGCTGCACTACCTCGGCTTCGCCCACCGCCGGGTCGGCCGTCTCGCGGAAGCGGCCGACCTTCACGAACGCTCGCTGCTGATCCGGCGCGAACTTGAGGACCGCCGAGGGGAGGCGGAAACGCTCAGCGCGCTGGGCCTGGTGCACCTCCGCCGCCGCCAACTCGACCGTGCCGAGGACCGGTTCGACCAGGCGATCGGGATCTTCCGCGCCCTGGGCGCCACCCAGCGCGCGTACACGGCCCTGTCCAACCGCGCAGCCACCCGCTTCGCCGCCGGGCTTCTGGCGGAAGCTGCGGACGATCTGCGGCGCGCGATCCCGGCTCACCGGGAAGCCGGAAGGAAGGCCGCCCTCGGTGACGCCCTACGGCTGTCCAGCGCGGTCCACCTCGAACTCGGCCAGGCCCAGGAAGCGCTGAAGCTTGCGGACGAAGCCGTGGAGCTGGCTCTTGAGCTGCGTGATCACACCCTTGAGGGCTACTGGCTGCTCACTGCCGGAAACGCTCACCGGGCCCTCGGCCACTACTCCGCCGCGCTTGCCTCCTACCACCGCTCCGCAGTACTCCACCGGCGCCTCGGCGACACCGACCGGGAGGCGCTGGCCTGGCAGGGCACAGCCGGGACCTACTGGCTGATGGACCGCTCGCAGGAGGCTGTCGACTTCCAGCGCATGGCGGTCACGAGCTTCTCCCGGTCGGCCGACGTGTGGAACCGTGCCCTCGCCCTGGCCGGGCTGGCGGACCTGCTGCACCCCGGGGATCCCGCCGCCGCGACTGGTCACCGTCGTGACGCCCTCGGTCTCATCTCCGCCTATGCGGACCCCCGGGCCGTACACCTGCGGCGGGAGCTGGAGCGGCGACTCACAGCTCCCCCCGCGTGA
- the msrA gene encoding peptide-methionine (S)-S-oxide reductase MsrA has translation MLFNRYKKQLPTAQEALPGRAQPEFSVPARHTVLGNPLSGPYPDGLEVADFALGCFWGAERKFWETPGVWTTLTGYQGGHTPNPTYEEVCSGLTGHTEAVRVVYDPALVSYEQLLKLFWESHDPTQGFRQGNDHGTQYRSAVYTHSPEQAAAADASREAYQRVLTASGYREITTEILPAGPFHPAEPYHQQYLDKNPAGYCGIGGTGVSCPVGVARTEG, from the coding sequence ATGCTGTTCAACCGCTACAAGAAGCAGCTGCCCACCGCTCAGGAGGCGCTGCCCGGGCGCGCGCAGCCGGAGTTCTCCGTCCCCGCCCGGCACACCGTCCTGGGCAACCCGCTGTCCGGCCCGTACCCGGACGGCCTTGAGGTAGCGGATTTCGCGCTGGGCTGTTTCTGGGGCGCGGAGCGCAAGTTCTGGGAGACGCCGGGTGTGTGGACGACGCTCACCGGCTACCAGGGCGGCCACACCCCGAACCCGACGTACGAGGAGGTCTGCTCCGGGCTGACCGGGCACACCGAGGCGGTCCGCGTCGTGTACGACCCGGCGCTGGTCTCGTACGAGCAGCTGCTCAAGCTGTTCTGGGAGTCGCACGACCCGACGCAGGGGTTCCGGCAGGGCAATGACCACGGTACGCAGTACCGCTCGGCGGTCTACACGCACTCGCCCGAGCAGGCCGCGGCGGCGGATGCCTCCCGCGAGGCGTACCAGCGGGTGCTGACGGCGTCCGGCTACCGGGAGATCACCACGGAGATCCTGCCGGCGGGGCCCTTCCACCCGGCGGAGCCGTACCACCAGCAGTACCTGGACAAGAACCCCGCGGGCTACTGCGGCATCGGCGGCACAGGCGTCTCCTGCCCGGTCGGCGTAGCCCGCACGGAGGGCTGA
- a CDS encoding cystathionine gamma-synthase has protein sequence MSDQHSGQHDSRHFETLAIHAGQPADASTGAVVTPIYQVSTYKQDGVGGLRGGYEYSRSANPTRTALEENLAALEGGSRGLAFASGLAAEDCLLRTLLAPGDHVVIPNDAYGGTFRLFAKVVERWGVRWSVADTSDVQAVRDAVRPETKLIWVETPSNPLLGITDIAALAGVARQAGVRLVVDNTFASPYLQQPLALGADVVVHSTTKYMGGHSDVVGGALVTSDAALGEELAYHQNAMGAVAGPFDAWLVMRGIKTLAVRMDRHSENAGRVAEMLAAHPKVTQVYYPGLPEHTGHEVAAKQMKAFGGMVSFRVAGGEEAAVAVCDRAKLFTLGESLGGVESLIEHPGRMTHASVAGSALEVPADLVRLSVGIEAADDLLADLKQALA, from the coding sequence ATGAGCGATCAGCACAGCGGGCAGCACGACAGCCGGCACTTCGAGACCCTCGCGATCCACGCCGGCCAGCCGGCCGACGCGAGCACCGGCGCGGTGGTGACGCCGATCTACCAGGTGTCGACGTACAAGCAGGACGGCGTCGGCGGGCTGCGCGGCGGATACGAGTACAGCCGGTCGGCGAACCCGACCCGGACGGCTCTTGAGGAGAATCTGGCGGCGCTTGAGGGCGGCAGCCGCGGGCTGGCGTTCGCCTCGGGCCTCGCCGCCGAGGACTGCCTGCTGCGTACGCTGCTCGCGCCCGGTGACCACGTCGTGATTCCGAACGACGCCTACGGCGGCACCTTCCGGCTCTTCGCGAAGGTGGTCGAGCGCTGGGGCGTGCGGTGGTCGGTCGCCGACACCTCGGACGTGCAGGCGGTCAGGGACGCGGTCCGGCCCGAGACGAAGCTGATCTGGGTGGAGACCCCCTCCAACCCGCTGCTCGGCATCACCGACATCGCCGCGCTCGCCGGGGTGGCCCGCCAGGCGGGCGTACGGCTGGTGGTGGACAACACCTTCGCCAGCCCGTACCTCCAGCAGCCGCTGGCGCTGGGCGCGGACGTGGTCGTGCACTCCACCACGAAGTACATGGGCGGGCACTCCGACGTGGTCGGCGGCGCGCTCGTCACCTCGGACGCCGCGCTCGGCGAGGAGCTGGCCTACCACCAGAACGCGATGGGCGCGGTGGCCGGGCCCTTCGACGCGTGGCTGGTGATGCGCGGGATCAAGACGCTCGCGGTCCGCATGGACCGGCACAGCGAGAACGCGGGCCGCGTCGCCGAGATGCTGGCCGCGCACCCGAAGGTGACGCAGGTGTACTACCCCGGGCTGCCCGAGCACACCGGGCACGAGGTGGCCGCCAAGCAGATGAAGGCGTTCGGCGGCATGGTGTCCTTCCGGGTCGCGGGCGGCGAGGAGGCGGCGGTCGCGGTCTGCGACCGCGCGAAGCTCTTCACGCTCGGTGAGTCGCTGGGCGGCGTGGAGTCGCTGATCGAGCACCCCGGCCGGATGACCCACGCGTCGGTGGCGGGCTCCGCGCTGGAGGTCCCGGCCGACCTCGTACGGCTGTCGGTCGGCATCGAGGCCGCGGACGACCTTCTGGCGGATCTCAAGCAGGCGCTGGCCTGA
- a CDS encoding MarR family winged helix-turn-helix transcriptional regulator: MSNPTETSTELLERLQHQVALFARRAEQTRLGGVGKARNSMDRAAYLLLNRLDREGPMGVKALAEAMGIDSSTVTRQVAPLVDTGLVKRTSHPEDGRAVVLALSPRGRGRLDEVRDSRRRLMAQVTDEWSAEERETFTELLVRFNEGLADWHAGLSHRDELPEGDAESASGVEGTERASEGA, encoded by the coding sequence ATGTCCAACCCCACGGAGACCTCGACCGAACTCCTTGAGCGCCTCCAGCACCAGGTCGCCCTCTTCGCCCGCCGCGCGGAACAGACCCGGCTCGGCGGCGTCGGCAAGGCCCGCAACTCCATGGACCGCGCCGCCTATCTGCTGCTCAACCGGCTCGACCGGGAGGGCCCGATGGGTGTCAAGGCGCTCGCCGAGGCCATGGGCATCGACTCCTCCACGGTGACCCGCCAGGTGGCGCCACTGGTCGACACCGGCCTGGTCAAGCGCACCTCGCACCCCGAGGACGGCCGGGCGGTCGTACTCGCGCTCTCCCCGCGCGGCCGCGGCCGGCTGGACGAGGTGCGCGACTCGCGCCGCCGGCTGATGGCCCAGGTCACCGACGAGTGGTCCGCCGAGGAGCGCGAGACCTTCACCGAACTGCTCGTACGCTTCAACGAAGGGCTCGCGGACTGGCACGCCGGGCTCTCGCACCGGGACGAACTCCCCGAGGGCGACGCGGAGTCGGCGTCCGGCGTCGAGGGGACCGAGCGGGCGTCCGAAGGGGCCTGA
- the ilvA gene encoding threonine ammonia-lyase, whose amino-acid sequence MDTAPLRTITLDDVRGAHKMLSGVARITGMEGSRHLSSLVGAPVHLKCENLQRTGSFKIRGAYVRIAGLTPEERAAGVVAASAGNHAQGVALAASLLGVRSTVFMPVGAPLPKVAATKQYGAEVRLYGAVVDETLRAAIEYAEQTGAVFIHPFDHPDIIAGQGTVGLEILEQCPEVRTILVGIGGGGLAAGVAVAVKALRPDVRIVGVQAAGAAAYPPSLTAGRPVVLDAVATMADGIMVGRPGDVPFAIIRDLVDEVVTVSEDQLSSALLLCLERAKLVVEPAGASPVAALLARPEVYEGPVVAVLSGGNVDPLLMQRILRHGMSAAGRYLSLRLRLTDRPGALATLLGVLSAVDANVLDISHVRTDPRLELTEAEVELHLETKGPEHCASVGTALESAGYTVIS is encoded by the coding sequence ATGGACACAGCGCCGCTCCGGACGATCACCCTCGACGACGTGCGCGGGGCGCACAAAATGCTCTCCGGGGTCGCCCGGATCACCGGCATGGAGGGCTCCCGCCATCTGTCGTCGCTGGTGGGGGCACCTGTGCACCTCAAATGCGAGAACCTTCAGCGCACCGGCTCGTTCAAGATCCGCGGCGCGTACGTCCGGATCGCCGGGCTGACGCCCGAGGAGCGCGCGGCCGGGGTGGTCGCGGCCAGCGCGGGCAACCACGCCCAGGGCGTCGCGCTCGCCGCCTCGCTGCTCGGGGTGCGTTCGACGGTCTTCATGCCGGTCGGCGCGCCGCTGCCGAAGGTCGCCGCGACCAAGCAGTACGGCGCCGAAGTGCGGCTGTACGGCGCCGTCGTCGACGAGACGCTGCGTGCGGCCATCGAGTACGCCGAGCAGACCGGCGCCGTCTTCATCCACCCCTTCGACCACCCCGACATCATCGCCGGGCAGGGCACGGTGGGCCTGGAGATCCTGGAACAGTGCCCCGAGGTGCGCACGATCCTGGTCGGCATCGGCGGCGGCGGGCTCGCGGCGGGCGTGGCGGTCGCGGTCAAGGCGCTGCGGCCCGATGTGCGGATCGTCGGGGTGCAGGCGGCGGGCGCGGCGGCGTACCCGCCCTCGCTCACGGCCGGGCGGCCGGTGGTGCTGGACGCGGTGGCCACGATGGCGGACGGCATCATGGTCGGCCGGCCGGGCGATGTGCCCTTCGCGATCATCAGGGACCTGGTGGACGAGGTGGTGACGGTCTCGGAGGACCAGCTCTCCTCGGCGCTGCTGCTCTGTCTGGAACGGGCGAAGCTGGTCGTGGAGCCCGCGGGCGCGAGCCCGGTGGCGGCGCTGCTGGCGCGGCCGGAGGTCTACGAGGGGCCGGTCGTGGCGGTGCTGTCGGGCGGCAACGTGGACCCGCTGCTGATGCAGCGCATCCTGCGGCACGGCATGTCGGCGGCCGGGCGCTATCTGTCGCTGCGGCTGCGGCTCACCGACCGGCCGGGCGCGCTGGCGACGCTGCTGGGCGTGCTGTCGGCGGTGGACGCCAATGTGCTCGACATCAGCCATGTGCGGACCGACCCGCGGCTCGAACTCACCGAGGCCGAGGTCGAACTCCACCTGGAGACCAAGGGCCCCGAGCACTGCGCGTCGGTCGGTACGGCCCTGGAGAGCGCCGGCTACACGGTGATCTCCTGA
- a CDS encoding AzlC family ABC transporter permease: protein MVRDIAPLCFADLVVGASFGAIAVSGGLPAWVPIVMSLLVFAGGAQFAALGVVLAGGSPFSAVLTGLVLNARLLPFGFAVADVLGGRWRGRLAGAHLMVDESVAFALRESDPERRRRVYWICGAALFVSWNAAVVLGALAGGALGDTDTFGLDAAFPAVLLALTLPSLAQGGTRGAALVGAAVAVAATPFLPAGLPVLLALVGLVVAVRAPAAGPVPEPVTADGPEAGAGSAPENGPDVSAVAATDSLGETR, encoded by the coding sequence ATGGTCCGTGACATTGCCCCGCTCTGTTTCGCGGATCTGGTCGTCGGAGCGTCTTTCGGCGCTATCGCCGTGTCCGGCGGTCTGCCCGCCTGGGTGCCGATCGTCATGTCGCTGCTGGTCTTCGCGGGCGGCGCGCAGTTCGCCGCGCTCGGGGTGGTTCTCGCCGGAGGCAGTCCGTTCTCCGCGGTGCTGACCGGGCTGGTGCTCAACGCCCGTCTGCTGCCCTTCGGTTTCGCCGTCGCCGATGTGCTCGGCGGGCGCTGGCGCGGGCGGCTGGCGGGCGCGCATCTGATGGTGGACGAGTCGGTCGCCTTCGCGCTGCGGGAGAGCGATCCGGAACGCCGCCGCCGGGTCTACTGGATCTGCGGAGCCGCCCTCTTCGTGTCCTGGAACGCCGCCGTGGTGCTCGGCGCGCTCGCCGGGGGAGCGCTGGGCGACACGGACACGTTCGGGCTCGACGCGGCCTTCCCCGCCGTGCTGCTGGCCCTGACGCTGCCCTCGCTCGCCCAGGGCGGCACCCGCGGTGCCGCTCTCGTGGGCGCCGCGGTCGCGGTCGCGGCGACGCCGTTCCTGCCCGCCGGGCTGCCCGTACTGCTCGCCCTGGTCGGCCTCGTGGTCGCGGTCCGGGCGCCGGCGGCCGGACCGGTACCGGAGCCGGTCACCGCCGACGGGCCCGAAGCGGGGGCCGGGTCCGCCCCCGAGAACGGGCCCGATGTCAGCGCCGTCGCGGCGACCGACTCGCTCGGGGAGACCCGCTGA
- a CDS encoding AzlD domain-containing protein, producing the protein MPLMAILLMAAGTYAFRLAGPALRDRLRVPDRLNRMLSVAAVVLLSALVATAALTEGHGFAGWARPSGVLVGGVLAARRVPFPVVIVAAAGSTALLRWCGVS; encoded by the coding sequence ATGCCCCTGATGGCGATCCTCCTCATGGCCGCCGGCACCTACGCCTTCCGGCTGGCCGGCCCGGCCCTGCGCGACCGGCTGCGGGTGCCCGACCGGCTGAACCGGATGCTGTCCGTCGCGGCGGTCGTGCTGCTCAGCGCGCTGGTGGCCACCGCCGCCCTCACCGAAGGGCATGGCTTCGCCGGCTGGGCCCGGCCGTCCGGTGTGCTGGTCGGCGGTGTGCTCGCGGCCCGGCGGGTGCCGTTCCCCGTGGTGATCGTCGCGGCCGCCGGGTCCACGGCGCTGCTGCGGTGGTGCGGGGTGAGCTGA
- a CDS encoding MFS transporter has translation MILGTFRTVTGLNRDLRTLFVTTLLFRSGTMAFPFLAAYLLGQRHYGGAQVGLIVGAFGLGALLADLSASVFLGRVRPTQVIQAGSLVYAVVLCVTPLLSGVTPLVTATLVWGMAYEICTPATYAQVVASSRPDERKIAFSCNRLAINLGMGLGPTVGGLLFLVAPAALFYVNAAMVLGATAFLRARSPSGLSAPDAVPAPSDGAPAVRPAPASAHGWTRFWTIFSLAVPVHVVYALPPVLLSAYVVEGLGLPAYWASLVFVVNAAAIVLFEVPLNKAMADVSHARSLLIGFGLAGTGFALMGVSDNRLLLPVATLVWTAGEMVVFPSLLSYVSHLSAPSVVNRNISLYSAGVNVGFIAAPQIGAALSSGREPGTPWLVTGLAVLAASAVMIAARFSTRTWYPDDPPERLAPQAG, from the coding sequence ATGATCCTCGGCACGTTCCGTACGGTCACGGGGCTCAACCGCGACCTCCGGACACTGTTCGTCACCACCCTGCTGTTCCGGTCGGGCACCATGGCCTTCCCCTTCCTGGCCGCCTATCTGCTGGGCCAGCGCCACTACGGTGGTGCGCAAGTGGGTCTGATCGTGGGCGCGTTCGGCCTGGGAGCGCTGCTCGCCGATCTGTCGGCGAGCGTGTTCCTGGGCCGGGTGCGCCCCACCCAGGTGATACAGGCGGGCTCACTGGTCTACGCGGTGGTGCTGTGCGTGACTCCCCTGCTGTCGGGTGTGACACCGCTGGTGACGGCGACCCTGGTCTGGGGCATGGCGTACGAGATCTGCACTCCTGCGACCTACGCCCAGGTCGTCGCGAGTTCACGGCCCGACGAGCGGAAGATCGCCTTCTCCTGCAACCGGCTGGCGATCAATCTGGGCATGGGTCTGGGCCCGACGGTCGGCGGCTTGCTCTTCCTCGTGGCGCCGGCGGCCCTGTTCTATGTGAACGCCGCCATGGTGCTGGGCGCGACGGCCTTTCTGCGGGCCCGCTCCCCGTCCGGCCTGTCCGCACCGGACGCCGTGCCCGCGCCCTCGGACGGCGCCCCCGCCGTACGTCCCGCTCCGGCGTCGGCCCACGGCTGGACCCGGTTCTGGACGATCTTCTCCCTGGCCGTCCCCGTGCACGTGGTGTACGCCCTGCCGCCGGTGCTGCTGAGCGCCTACGTCGTGGAAGGACTCGGCCTGCCCGCGTACTGGGCGAGTCTGGTGTTCGTGGTCAACGCGGCGGCGATCGTGCTGTTCGAGGTGCCGCTGAACAAGGCGATGGCGGACGTGTCGCACGCGCGGTCCCTGCTGATCGGCTTCGGTCTGGCCGGTACGGGCTTCGCGCTCATGGGCGTCTCGGACAACCGTCTGCTGCTGCCCGTGGCGACCCTGGTGTGGACGGCCGGGGAGATGGTCGTCTTCCCCAGCCTGCTCAGCTACGTCAGCCATCTCTCCGCCCCTTCCGTCGTCAATCGGAACATCAGCCTGTACTCGGCGGGGGTCAACGTCGGCTTCATCGCCGCCCCCCAGATCGGCGCGGCGCTTTCCTCGGGACGTGAGCCGGGGACGCCCTGGCTGGTCACCGGTCTGGCGGTGCTGGCGGCGTCGGCCGTGATGATCGCCGCCCGATTCAGCACGCGGACCTGGTATCCGGACGACCCGCCGGAGCGGCTGGCGCCACAGGCCGGCTGA
- a CDS encoding ATP-grasp domain-containing protein produces the protein MFQRERTRSHDNRYLLLLGADILLRERAIVSALRTYPGAVIGMSESPETASANRFFDHVLKADYYDAEEALAAVQAFEKETGLRPDAVVPVIEMTVHVSVAVARHYGLPTLSDECLARVRDKHTMKAAFEEHGVPCARHRLFGTLPELQKAAAELTFPLVLKPRDFAGNVGTVMVNSPEELPAAYDYCREGLLEIAPLYDFSDHRYQAEEYVSSTHEVSVEVANHEGQRAVLAVTDKSKAGAPYFTERGQMVPSADSDNAALRQVALDACAALLIDHGLAHVEVLVDGDRLSVVEVAARPGGDGIMDLIDRVYGYSPYDIHIASYRGTLDGLPDFPSVPLGIGATAFLKAPAGTVTEVRAPEGLTPAEVALYTTAKVGDRSRPLTSYLARDGVLEYFTPLEPERQDRTAFRAEADRAAATRTEQIFTVDPSTEDPAETGTAAEAAADRGTVPSAR, from the coding sequence ATGTTCCAGCGTGAGCGAACCAGGTCCCACGACAACCGCTACCTGCTGCTGCTCGGTGCCGACATCCTTCTCCGGGAGCGGGCGATCGTCTCGGCGCTGCGCACCTATCCGGGCGCCGTGATCGGGATGAGCGAGTCCCCGGAGACGGCGAGCGCCAACCGGTTCTTCGACCATGTGCTCAAGGCCGACTACTACGACGCGGAGGAAGCCCTCGCCGCCGTCCAGGCCTTCGAGAAGGAGACCGGGCTGCGGCCCGACGCGGTGGTGCCCGTCATCGAGATGACCGTGCACGTCTCCGTCGCGGTCGCCCGCCACTACGGCCTCCCCACGCTGTCCGACGAGTGCCTGGCCAGGGTCAGGGACAAGCACACGATGAAGGCGGCGTTCGAGGAGCACGGTGTCCCGTGCGCCCGGCACCGCCTGTTCGGCACGCTGCCCGAACTCCAGAAGGCCGCCGCCGAACTGACCTTCCCCCTGGTGCTCAAGCCCAGGGACTTCGCGGGCAATGTGGGCACCGTCATGGTGAACAGCCCGGAGGAACTGCCCGCGGCCTACGACTACTGCCGCGAGGGCCTGCTGGAGATCGCCCCGCTCTACGACTTCTCCGACCACCGCTACCAGGCCGAGGAGTACGTCAGCTCCACCCACGAGGTCTCCGTCGAGGTGGCCAACCACGAGGGGCAGCGGGCCGTGCTCGCCGTGACCGACAAGTCCAAGGCGGGCGCCCCCTACTTCACCGAGCGCGGGCAGATGGTGCCCAGCGCCGACTCCGACAACGCGGCCCTGCGCCAGGTGGCGCTGGACGCCTGCGCGGCCCTGCTGATCGACCACGGTCTCGCCCATGTCGAGGTGCTGGTCGACGGGGACCGGCTCAGCGTGGTCGAGGTCGCGGCCCGGCCGGGCGGCGACGGGATCATGGACCTCATCGACCGGGTCTACGGGTACAGCCCCTACGACATCCACATCGCCTCCTACCGCGGCACGCTGGACGGGCTGCCGGACTTCCCGTCCGTCCCCCTCGGCATCGGGGCCACCGCCTTCCTCAAGGCGCCCGCCGGCACCGTCACCGAGGTCCGCGCGCCCGAGGGCCTGACGCCGGCCGAGGTCGCGCTGTACACGACGGCCAAGGTCGGTGACCGTTCACGGCCGCTGACCTCCTACCTCGCCCGGGACGGAGTGCTGGAGTACTTCACGCCCCTGGAGCCGGAGCGGCAGGACCGGACGGCCTTCCGGGCCGAGGCCGACAGGGCGGCCGCCACCCGCACCGAGCAGATCTTCACCGTGGACCCGTCGACGGAGGATCCCGCCGAAACCGGGACGGCGGCCGAGGCAGCGGCGGACCGGGGCACCGTCCCCTCGGCGCGATGA